In Alkalimarinus alittae, the DNA window AGGCGTTCTATTTTTTACTTACATGGAAAGCCACTTTTAGTCAGTGAACTTTTTTTGCCTTCAATCCTTAAAGATAGGCCTCAAATATAGCCTATAACGCCGTAAAGGCGCCTTATAGAGTCATTGATAGCGGTAGCATTCTTAACAAGAATCTGTAAGATATCGCTATATATTTCATGCATCAAAAGAGTTTTTTACTCTTCTGGGTCTTCAATCAACGTTTACTACCCTGACACCGAATAAATCATGAATAGCCCCACTGGTCGAACATATAATTTCAAAACACAACTACCTTACTACCTCCAACTCACCCGACTGGACCGCCCTATTGGTGTATATTTATTACTTTGGCCTACTCTATGGGCGCTTTGGTTTGCAGCATCCGGTGTTCCTTCTTTAAAGGTGCTATTTATTTTTATTGCAGGTGTTATTTTGATGCGGTCTGCAGGCTGCGTCATTAATGACTATGCAGACCGAGATATAGATGGTCATGTAGAACGCACAAAAGACCGCCCCCTACCTGCTGGAAAAGTAACAACAACAGAAACCTTAGCGTTATTTGCAGTACTCTGTTTAGCTTCATTTGGACTGGTATTGTTAACCAACACCCTAACCGTATACCTGTCATTCGGTGGATTGGCATTAGCTGCAACGTATCCATTTATGAAACGCCATACCTACTTGCCGCAAGTTGTTTTAGGTGCGGCCTTTGCTTGGTCAGTACCTATGGCATATACCGCAGAAACCGGAGAGCTCCAAAAGCAAGTATGGCTTCTCTATATTATTACCGTACTCTGGACCGTCGCCTATGACACGATTTACGCAATGGTTGACCGAGATGATGATATCAAGATAGGCGTGAAATCTACCGCTGTGTTATTCGGTAATGCTGACCGAATGGTGATTGCTGGACTGCAAACCTTAGTGATTCTGGCGCTGTGTATGGTAGGTCAACAAGCAGAGCTAGGCTCATTCTACTTTTTAGGGGTCGTCGTAGCGTCCACATTATTTGTATATCAGCAGCACCTCATTCGTAATAGAGATCGAGCAGAATGCTTTAAAGCCTTTCTAAACAATCACTGGGTGGGGTTGGCTATTTTTGTAGGCGTTGTTGCAGAGTATGTGTGAGCCGAGTTTTGTGGACATAGCTTTCTAATAAATAAAAAGCACTCTGTCATATACTTGTAACATACTGCCGTTGTAATAGTGGCCCATCGATTCATTAAAATAGGTCAAAAGGAATGGCAGGAAAAACCGTACTCATTGTAGACGACGAAGCACCCATCCGAGAAATGATAGCAGTCGCACTTGAAATGGCCGACTATCATTGCCTTGAAGCCAGTGACGCTCGCGAAGCGCATTCAATGATTATTGATCATGCACCTGATTTAATTTTGTTAGACTGGATGCTGCCTGGCACCAGCGGCATAGAGCTGGCACGCCGACTAAAAAAAGATGAAGGAACATCTGAAATCCCTATCATCATGCTCACAGCAAAAACAGAAGAAGACAATAAAATTCAAGGCCTAGAAGTGGGGGCCGACGACTATATTGCCAAACCGTTTTCACCTCGCGAATTAGTCGCTCGCTTAAAAGCAGTACTCAGAAGAGCAACACCTCAGGGTAAAGAAACGCCCATCAATATTGATAACTTAATTCTTGATCCTGCAGATCATCGAGTCACTTCAGACAGCCACCCGTTAGCCATGGGGCCGACCGAATACCGACTTTTACAGTTTTTTATGACGCACCAAGACAGAGTTTATACCCGCACTCAATTGCTCGACCACGTATGGGGTGGTAATGTTTATGTTGAAGAGCGAACGGTCGATGTTCACATTAGGCGACTAAGAAAAGCACTCGGAAGCCGACACGAATACCTTATCCAAACGGTACGTGGCGCAGGTTACCGATTTTCTACAAAAGTGGCTTAAGACATGTAGTCGCGGTGACTAAAAACGATGAAAAAAAACTGGCAACGCTACATTCAGCGCATTATTGTCTCGCTAATCGGGTTAACAGCCATCGGTTTGTTGGTCGGCTCACTTAGTTGGACGCTAGTAATAGGGCTCGCCGCTTACCTAACTTGGACGCTAACGCAAGCCATTAAACTTCATCAGTGGCTATATTCACCTAACACTAAAAGCACGCCACCTGAAAGCCACGGCCTTTGGGGCGATCTGTTTGATGGCATTCATACGCTTCAGAAAGACCATAATAACGTTCAAGACCGCTTGAGAACGATGATCAATCGTGTACAAGAATCAGCCAACGCACTGAACGATGCCGTTATAATGACCGATGCTCGAGGAGCCATGGAGTGGTGGAATAAATCTGCCACCACCTACTTAGGGTTTATGCCTCGCTCTGACCACGGCCAGCCCATCTATAATTTGATTCGTACGCCTGCCTTTAAATCCTATTTTGAACAAAAAAACTACGATGACCCCATAGAATTGTCTTCACCGGCCAAGCCGCATATCATGCTACGCTTTCGCATTACCCTGTTTGGTGAAGATGACCGCCTCATCATTGCTCAGGACATCACGCGCGTACACAATTTAGAGCAGATGCGAAAAGACTTTGTGAGTAATGTTTCTCATGAGTTGCGCACACCTCTTACGGTCATCAGCGGCTACCTTGAAACACTCTCAGGTAATGCTGACACGCTGCCGCCTATATGGAGTCGAGCATTAAACACAATGTCTCAGCAGGCAGGAAGAATGGAGCTGCTAATAAGTGATTTATTACTACTGGCGAAATTTGAAACGATTGACCAGAGCCAAGCAAGGCAAGCAGTCAACATCAATCGTTTGCTTAAAAGCATAAAAAGTGATGCGCTCGTACTTAGTGGCAACCAAGCACATAACATACATCTAACAACCAACACCGACAGTCTATTGATGGGCGATGAAAACCAACTAAGAAGCGCCTTTTCAAATATCATATTCAATGCGGTTAAGTACACGCCAGCCGAAGGTAATATTGATATTCACTGGTGGTCTGATGACAAAGGCGTTCACCTTTCGGTTAAAGATACCGGAGTAGGCTTTGACCCGATTCATATACCTCGCTTAACCGAGCGGTTTTACCGTGCAGACCCAAGCCGCCACAAAGATACTGGCGGCTCAGGGCTTGGTTTAGCCATCGTAAAACATGTACTTAGAAACCATGATGGTGAACTTGAGGTAAAGAGCAGCTTAGGGCTTGGTAGCGAGTTTATTTGTCACTTCCCCAGCCGTTCCCATTAGTTTGAGTAGTATCGCCTAACTAATGCCTATGCTGAAACACCGTAATTGTCATCCTCGCGAATGCGAAGATCCATTGTTTTAGCGGAGTTTCAAGTCATGGATTCCCGCCTTCGCGGCAATGACAGTCGTTTCTGGATGCTCTCCAACTAGCACTTAAACGTCCTTCCCCAAAGCAAATAATGGCTCTTCCATTCATATTATTCTAAACTGAACGTATAAAATAAAAACAATATAGGCTGACAGCAGACATGAATAACACTGAACGTCGCACTCATCACCGCTATTTAGCACCTTCGCTCTCCATATCTCTTAAATCAATAGAGCCTCAAGCAGACAATATTAATTCGATACAGCTATCGATGGTCGATTTTAACTGTTTCGGCATGGCCGTAGAGAGTCAGCATAATTTTAAAATTGGGGAGGAATTACAAGTCATTATTTCTGACAAACTTAATCAATCAGTCGATGTAGACTGCTTCGTTTGTAACCGAGCAAAAACCGCAGATGGCTATAGGTCAGGCTTGTATTTTATGCATCAAGGCGAGAATATTGTTGCGTCTAGACAATTATTGATGTCGATGGAGCAGCAGTTTGACAAAGTGGTTTAATGGCCTCGCACACCCTATGTTTGTTATGGGGCTAAGCGTAAAATAACCTACCCTGAATGATTCCCGCCTTCGCGGGAATGACAAGCGAGGTACTGTTTAAGAACTTCGCGCCCCCACCAACGACCAAAACGCATTCACCAATGGGTTCTTTAAACTTTTCTTCAACGTAAACAGCCCCACATCATAAGGCTCAAGTTCCGGCTGTACGTCTAATATTTTTATTCGATCAACCAATGGGCTATTGTCGAGTACTATTTTTGGCACCACACCTATTCCTAACCCTAAGCTCACCATACTAACGATGGCTTCGTTACCTGCGACCTGCGCATAAATACGAGGGTTTACATCCATTTTTCGAAACCAGCTATCAATTCGGTTACGCGCAATTCCACCTTCAGATAAGATCATTGGGACGGTTGACCAGGCTTCGGGGGATGTGGGTGTGATAAGCGGTACATTCGGGTCACTTTGTTTGGTCGGGGCTATAAACAATAACGGTGAAACAATAATAGGTTTAAAAGCGACCCCCCTAGGGAGAGTCTGTGGATGTGCAGCAATAGAAATATCGTCTTCACCGGCAATCACTCTTGCAACAGCGTGCTCGGGGTCTCCCGTATGCAGCTTTATTTCAATGCCAGGGTTGGTCTGCCGAAATCGATTAAGCAGATCAAATAAAATACTGTAACTCGCGGTCACTGAGCAGTACATACTGACTTGGCCGTGCAACTGGTCGTCATTCGACACTAAATCGTTACGAATGAGGTTCCACTCGGCAATGGCTTCACGAGCATACTGCTGAAATTTCTGACCTTCTGCGGTCAATACAACCGTGCGGTTGTCTCGATTAAACAAGACAACACCTAACTCATCTTCTAACTGCCTAATATTTCGAGACAGCGCAGAAATGCTGATATTGCAGGCATTGCTCGCTCGACCAAAATGTAGGTCGTCAGCGAGTGCGATAAAATGCTTTAAGCTACGAATATTCATGAGGTGATTATAGCGACTTCATCCACTTAATTGCAAAATATGGCACATTGCGTTGCGTTTATTTCAATTTACGAAAGACATACTTTTCTATAGAGTAGTCCCCCTGAATTTGAAAGCTCTTTAATTTTAACAAACGGAAGCATCACAATGTCTAACAACTATTTTAATACACTGCCTCTACGTGAGCAGCTTGAGCAATTGGCTAAGTGCCGTTTCATGGACATTTCTGAATTCCCAGACGGTGTTGATGCACTGAAAGGAAAGAAAATCGTTGTAATCGGTTGTGGTGCTCAGGGTCTAGCTCAGGGCATGAACTTACGTGACAGTGGTTGTGACGTATCTTACACTTTGCGTCAGGCAGCCATTGATGAGAAGCGTCAATCTTGGAAGAACGCCACTGAAAACGGTTTCACGGTTGGCACTTATGAAGAGCTAATTCCTACTGCTGATGTAGTACTGAACTTGACGCCAGATAAGCAGCACACATCTGTTGTTAACGCTATTATGCCTTTGATGAAGCAAGGCGCTTGTCTTTCTTATTCTCACGGTTTCAACATTGTTGAAGAAGGCATGCAAATTCGTGACGACCTAACCGTTATCATGGTTGCGCCTAAGTGCCCAGGTTCTGAAGTTCGTAACGAATACGTTCGTGGCTTTGGTGTACCAACACTCATCGCGGTTCACGAAGATAACGATCCTAAGGGTGAAGGTCTTGCCTTAGCTAAAGCTTACGCAGTAGGTACTGGCGGCCATAAAGCAGGCGTATTGATGTCTTCTTTCATCGCTGAAGTTAAGTCTGACTTGATGGGTGAGCAAACGATTCTTTGTGGCATGCTGCAAACCGGTTCACTACTATGCTTTGACAAAATGGTTGAA includes these proteins:
- the phoR gene encoding phosphate regulon sensor histidine kinase PhoR, translating into MKKNWQRYIQRIIVSLIGLTAIGLLVGSLSWTLVIGLAAYLTWTLTQAIKLHQWLYSPNTKSTPPESHGLWGDLFDGIHTLQKDHNNVQDRLRTMINRVQESANALNDAVIMTDARGAMEWWNKSATTYLGFMPRSDHGQPIYNLIRTPAFKSYFEQKNYDDPIELSSPAKPHIMLRFRITLFGEDDRLIIAQDITRVHNLEQMRKDFVSNVSHELRTPLTVISGYLETLSGNADTLPPIWSRALNTMSQQAGRMELLISDLLLLAKFETIDQSQARQAVNINRLLKSIKSDALVLSGNQAHNIHLTTNTDSLLMGDENQLRSAFSNIIFNAVKYTPAEGNIDIHWWSDDKGVHLSVKDTGVGFDPIHIPRLTERFYRADPSRHKDTGGSGLGLAIVKHVLRNHDGELEVKSSLGLGSEFICHFPSRSH
- the phoB gene encoding phosphate regulon transcriptional regulator PhoB; protein product: MAGKTVLIVDDEAPIREMIAVALEMADYHCLEASDAREAHSMIIDHAPDLILLDWMLPGTSGIELARRLKKDEGTSEIPIIMLTAKTEEDNKIQGLEVGADDYIAKPFSPRELVARLKAVLRRATPQGKETPINIDNLILDPADHRVTSDSHPLAMGPTEYRLLQFFMTHQDRVYTRTQLLDHVWGGNVYVEERTVDVHIRRLRKALGSRHEYLIQTVRGAGYRFSTKVA
- a CDS encoding PilZ domain-containing protein, whose amino-acid sequence is MNNTERRTHHRYLAPSLSISLKSIEPQADNINSIQLSMVDFNCFGMAVESQHNFKIGEELQVIISDKLNQSVDVDCFVCNRAKTADGYRSGLYFMHQGENIVASRQLLMSMEQQFDKVV
- the ubiA gene encoding 4-hydroxybenzoate octaprenyltransferase, which gives rise to MNSPTGRTYNFKTQLPYYLQLTRLDRPIGVYLLLWPTLWALWFAASGVPSLKVLFIFIAGVILMRSAGCVINDYADRDIDGHVERTKDRPLPAGKVTTTETLALFAVLCLASFGLVLLTNTLTVYLSFGGLALAATYPFMKRHTYLPQVVLGAAFAWSVPMAYTAETGELQKQVWLLYIITVLWTVAYDTIYAMVDRDDDIKIGVKSTAVLFGNADRMVIAGLQTLVILALCMVGQQAELGSFYFLGVVVASTLFVYQQHLIRNRDRAECFKAFLNNHWVGLAIFVGVVAEYV
- the ilvY gene encoding HTH-type transcriptional activator IlvY, whose amino-acid sequence is MNIRSLKHFIALADDLHFGRASNACNISISALSRNIRQLEDELGVVLFNRDNRTVVLTAEGQKFQQYAREAIAEWNLIRNDLVSNDDQLHGQVSMYCSVTASYSILFDLLNRFRQTNPGIEIKLHTGDPEHAVARVIAGEDDISIAAHPQTLPRGVAFKPIIVSPLLFIAPTKQSDPNVPLITPTSPEAWSTVPMILSEGGIARNRIDSWFRKMDVNPRIYAQVAGNEAIVSMVSLGLGIGVVPKIVLDNSPLVDRIKILDVQPELEPYDVGLFTLKKSLKNPLVNAFWSLVGARSS